In Zobellia roscoffensis, the following are encoded in one genomic region:
- a CDS encoding TonB-dependent receptor produces the protein MRAILFLALLLASSFGFSQTTVNGKVVDQNSQPVPGANIVIEGKAIGTTTDFDGNFNLQTSEVPPFQLRITSIGYSDTTEEVTSNNQTLTIVIDESQTFLDEVVISASRTPERIFESPVTVERIGVSEIKNTTAADFYGGLENLKGVDVNTNSLTFKSINTRGFASFANTRFMQLVDGMDNSTPALNFPIGNLVGLVEPDVLSVELLPGASSALYGANAFNGILFMRSKNPFDYEGISVSVKRGITSQKAAGDNSYTDFGIRAAYKFSDKFAGKVNFGYLKGTDWAANNQDDRNTPGGTRANLNYDGINVYGDEVSTNIKEVALTLEGLGVLPAGANALVPSEIVSRTGYDEGDLTQYNAESIKADWGLYYRPIEGKSLEISYVGKVGTGTTIYQGTNRYNIDGFFQEQHKLEIKNDNFFVRGYVVADKAGDSYDMVFTGININRSWKDDNTWFGEYTGAYVQATLAGATDVQAHAAARAQAESGRYLPGTSEFEAAFNKVIKDPDLSKGSQFYDQSKYYHADGNYNFSHLIDWAEIQVGGSFREYSLNSLGTIYTDTDGPIDYSEFGIYSQVQKTLPFEGDKSLKLTGSIRYDKSEFFDGFFSPRISAGYTLNRDHNIRASAQTGFRNPTTQDLFIGLDAGRAILVGSAPDNLEQYSRDYDVSATGQAVFEQPATVTQTGAVAYNNSYSAASVATLGVTGNSEDLEIANPDLVKPEKVTSFEIGYRGKVDKLVIDFSTYYNSYKDFISQEVVVAPYYGEVGDGSLSVAAIANGDFQAYSTYTNTDANVNSYGASLGLNMKVFGNFNLGGSYTFTKLDFDRDANPDVMLNFNTPEHKFKASFGNEQLFENFGFNVSYRFSDDYYWEATFGNGVIPEFHVVDAQINYEVPSIKSSFKLGGTNLTGKEYYTAFGTGNIGSMYYLSWTINN, from the coding sequence ATGAGAGCAATACTATTTTTGGCCTTGCTGTTGGCGTCTAGCTTTGGATTTTCGCAAACAACGGTAAACGGGAAAGTGGTAGATCAGAACAGTCAGCCTGTACCAGGGGCCAATATCGTTATCGAAGGAAAAGCGATTGGCACCACAACGGATTTTGACGGTAATTTCAATTTACAAACGTCTGAAGTACCCCCTTTTCAGTTAAGAATTACCAGCATCGGATATTCCGATACTACAGAGGAAGTCACCTCTAACAACCAAACCCTGACCATTGTAATAGATGAGTCCCAAACATTTTTGGATGAAGTAGTTATATCGGCTTCTAGAACACCCGAGCGTATTTTTGAATCGCCTGTAACAGTAGAGAGAATAGGTGTTTCTGAAATAAAGAATACTACGGCCGCCGATTTTTATGGCGGACTAGAAAATTTGAAAGGGGTTGATGTAAATACCAACAGTTTAACGTTCAAATCAATAAACACAAGAGGTTTTGCGTCTTTTGCAAATACCCGCTTTATGCAACTTGTTGATGGTATGGACAACTCAACTCCAGCATTAAATTTCCCTATTGGAAACTTGGTAGGTTTAGTTGAGCCAGATGTATTAAGTGTTGAACTATTGCCAGGAGCATCATCTGCACTTTACGGGGCGAATGCCTTTAATGGTATTTTGTTTATGCGAAGTAAAAATCCGTTTGATTATGAAGGTATAAGTGTGTCGGTCAAACGGGGAATAACTTCTCAAAAAGCTGCTGGTGATAATTCGTATACAGATTTTGGTATCAGGGCTGCATATAAATTCAGTGATAAATTTGCGGGTAAAGTTAATTTCGGATACCTAAAGGGAACTGACTGGGCAGCAAACAACCAAGATGATAGAAATACACCTGGTGGAACAAGAGCTAATTTAAACTACGATGGAATTAATGTTTATGGAGATGAAGTTTCTACAAATATTAAGGAGGTTGCTCTTACTTTGGAAGGTTTAGGCGTTTTGCCTGCCGGTGCCAATGCTCTCGTTCCTTCAGAGATAGTGAGTAGAACAGGTTATGATGAAGGCGATCTTACCCAGTATAATGCGGAAAGTATAAAAGCGGATTGGGGTCTGTATTATAGACCAATTGAAGGTAAGAGCTTGGAGATTTCTTACGTGGGTAAAGTAGGTACAGGTACTACAATTTATCAAGGAACCAATAGATATAATATTGATGGGTTTTTCCAAGAACAACACAAATTGGAAATTAAGAATGACAACTTTTTTGTAAGAGGTTATGTAGTAGCTGATAAAGCAGGTGATTCTTATGATATGGTTTTTACTGGAATCAACATCAACAGGTCTTGGAAAGATGATAATACTTGGTTCGGCGAATATACAGGTGCTTATGTTCAGGCTACTTTGGCAGGAGCCACAGATGTTCAGGCACATGCTGCAGCTAGGGCGCAAGCGGAGTCAGGAAGGTATTTGCCAGGAACATCAGAATTTGAAGCGGCCTTTAATAAAGTAATTAAAGATCCTGATTTGAGCAAAGGGTCTCAGTTTTACGATCAATCTAAATATTATCATGCGGATGGGAATTATAATTTTTCTCATTTAATAGATTGGGCCGAAATTCAAGTAGGAGGTTCTTTCAGAGAGTATAGTTTAAATTCTTTAGGTACGATTTATACGGATACAGATGGGCCAATTGACTATTCTGAATTTGGGATTTATTCACAGGTTCAAAAGACGTTACCTTTTGAAGGGGATAAGAGTTTAAAATTAACAGGATCTATTCGTTATGACAAATCCGAATTTTTTGACGGCTTCTTTTCTCCTAGAATATCTGCGGGTTATACTTTGAATCGGGACCATAACATTAGGGCTTCGGCACAGACAGGTTTCAGAAACCCTACTACTCAGGATCTTTTTATCGGTTTGGATGCTGGTAGAGCAATTTTGGTGGGTTCTGCACCAGATAATTTAGAACAGTATTCAAGAGATTATGATGTAAGTGCTACAGGTCAAGCTGTATTCGAACAGCCAGCTACTGTAACTCAAACAGGTGCTGTAGCGTATAATAATTCATACTCTGCAGCTTCTGTAGCTACATTGGGTGTTACTGGAAACTCTGAGGACCTTGAAATAGCCAATCCGGATTTAGTTAAGCCAGAAAAAGTAACTTCTTTTGAAATAGGCTATAGAGGTAAGGTTGATAAGCTTGTTATTGATTTTAGCACCTACTACAATAGCTATAAAGATTTCATTTCCCAAGAAGTAGTGGTAGCGCCATATTATGGAGAAGTTGGAGATGGTTCACTTTCTGTAGCGGCAATAGCGAACGGAGATTTTCAGGCTTATAGCACATATACCAATACGGATGCTAACGTTAATTCCTACGGAGCTTCCTTAGGGCTTAATATGAAGGTGTTTGGAAACTTTAACTTAGGAGGTAGTTATACATTTACAAAATTAGATTTTGATCGTGATGCGAATCCAGATGTTATGTTAAATTTCAACACTCCGGAACACAAGTTCAAAGCATCTTTTGGAAATGAGCAGTTATTTGAAAATTTTGGATTTAACGTATCATACAGATTCAGTGATGATTATTACTGGGAAGCTACTTTTGGAAATGGCGTTATTCCAGAATTTCATGTAGTTGATGCGCAAATCAATTATGAAGTTCCAAGTATTAAATCTTCCTTTAAACTGGGAGGAACAAACCTTACGGGTAAAGAATACTACACTG